In Pseudoclavibacter sp. Marseille-Q3772, the sequence CTGCTCACGACCGGCGAGGACGGGGTACTGACGACTATCTCGTCGACAAAGGAAACTTACACCGTTGACGGGTCGATGCCCTATGGACAGTGGCTGAGACTGGCCTACACCCAAACCTATCTACCCATCAGCGAGATTCACGCTGGCTTGGTGCGACGCAACGCGAAGAAGAAGCTTCCCAGCGATTTCTTCAACAAGGCCACACTGGGTGAGTTTGTTGCGCAGTTCCATGGCTGGATGCAGCGCGAATATGTCAAACGGTTTACCTACACCCGGATCGACGGGCCACTGGGCGCCACCGCGCTGACCGACCCTGACGGTCAACCGCTGAAGACGATTGCGCAAGGAAACGTCGGTGTTTACCGTGACACCACCTCCGAGGTGCCAGAGAAGTTCCTCTACGACGCGTTCGTCTACGACTCCCCGAAGGAACAGACCACGATCCGCGACTCTGTTCTCGACGAGGTAGTTGTCTACGGCAAGATCCCGCGTAAATCGATCCAAGTGCCCGTCTATTTCGGTGGAACGACCAGCCCGGACTTCATGTACGTCCTCAAGACCGCTGATGGCAAAATGTCGCTGAACTTCATCGTTGAAACCAAAGACGTCGATTCGAAGACTGACTTGCGAGGAACCGAGGAACTACGCATCAAGGCCGCTAGGAATTTCTTCGAGTCGATCAGTGATGAGAACGTCTCCGTTCACTTCGCCCCGCAACTCAAACGCGACGACATCGTCACCATGATCAAACAGGTGGTGGCGTCGTGATCACGAAAGTTCATATTCGAGGCTACCGAAAGTTCAAAGAGCTAACTCTCAACCCCCACCACGAAATGAACATCATTGTGGGCGCAAATGAAGCGGGTAAGTCCACTCTTCTTGAAGCGATCACGATGACACTCACTGGCAAGTTCGAAGGTGTGGCCGCAAGCGAGGCGCTCAACCCCTACTGGTTCAACATGGAGCTTGTCGATGCATTCTTCAACGCACTCTCGAATACGAAGGCTGGAGATCCGCTTCCTGCGATTCCAGAGTTCCGTATCGATATACATCTTGAGGTTCCAGATGGGGAATCCCAGAAGATGCGCGGCATTCACAACATGCGAAAGGAAGATAGCGTCGGTCTCTCCATTCATGCATATCCCGACCCTGATTATTCAGAAGAGATCGAGCAGTATTTTCGAGAAGAGAATTGTCCCCATATCCTCCCAGTTGAGTACTACCGCCTCGATTGGCGAGATTTTGCCGACCAAGTTGTCTATCGACGCCCCAAGGAAGTAGGGGTTGCTGTTATCGACACGCGCACGATTCGTTCAGATCGAGGTATGGATTATTACACCCGTCAGATTGTCGAAGAACGCCTTGATCCTAAAGTGCGCAACCGTGTTTCAGTTGAGCACCGTAAGATGAGGGCTTCTCTGGGTGATGGTTTGTTAACAGTACTTGACGGAGCGTTGGGCACGGACGTTTCCGCGTTTCGCCAGTTGAAACTTGGCATTCAAGTAGACCAGTCGCGCTCATCATCATGGGCAAACACTCTGGTACCTGCGATAGACAAGGTTCCATTTTCTCAGTCCGGAAAAGGAACGCAGGCTATAGCCAAAACGGTTCTTGCGATGGGAAGGTCGTCTGAGTCTTCCGCCTTTCTTCTGGTTGAAGAACCCGAGAACCACCTCAGCCATACAAGCTTGCGTGAGCTACTCTCTTACATTTCAGCAGCGCGTGAGGGCCGACAGGTTCTCGTCACTACACACAGTTCATACGTCCTCAATCGCCTTGGCTTAGACCAGCTCGTTCTCCTACACAAGGGCACTGCGCACGCGTTCCAACAACTGAGCGACGGCACATCAGAGTACTTCAAGAAACTTTCTGGATTCGACACGTTACGACTCGTCCTAGCAAAGAAGGCCGTACTGGTTGAAGGACCTTCCGACGAAATCGTTTTCAACAGATTCTTTCTCGATAAATACGGTGCTGAGCCCCTCGACTACGGAGTGGACGTCATATCAATAGGTGGAGTCTCGTTCCGTCGAGGATTCGAACTAGCTTCAGTGCTCAATCGGTCACTCGTAGCACTACGCGACAACGATGGCAAGCCCCCCGAACACTGGCAGGACAAGATTAAGGACTTCACGAAACCCAACGAACGCGAGCTCTTCGTTGGCCAACCCAATTTAGGGAAGACGCTTGAGGATCAGATTAAGTCGGCAAACAATGAAGATACTCTTAGAACAGTTCTCGAGCTGGACAACAACACGAACCTTTTGGATTGGATGTCGACACACAAGACAGCTACAGCGCTCAAAATTGCGACTTCGCCGGAAAAGCTGAATCCTCCAAAATACATCGCAGATGCAATCAACTCGCTTCAAAGCGTCGTGATCAGGACAAGCTAACTATCATGATCCATAACTTCGTTCACGCTTGTGCTGGAGCAGGGAAAACAGAGCTCATCGTCCAAAGATGCGCTAATACGGCGGGTCAAAAGAGACGACTGGTCATAACACTCACCGACTCAGGGCAAGAAGAACTCGTTTCGCGACTATCTACAGTGTGCAGCCAGTCTCAGATGCCCGATGTCATGGGATGGTATGCGTTCCTGATCCGACACTACGTCCGACCATATCTGCCTATTCTGTTCCCGGCCGCGCGCCCCACAGGATTCATTTTTGACCGTGCAATGCACCCAAAAGATCTCTATAAGTTACGTGGCATGCCGCGCTATTTCTCCTCAAATGGATCGATATACAAAGAAATGCTGCCCGAGCTCGCGGTCAAGATTGCCGAAGCGATGCAAGGCGCAGTTGAAAATCGACTAGCTCGCATCTACGACGAAATCACCATCGACGAAGTTCAAGACATCAGCCGGAAAAGCCTCGATATCATCGACCGACTCTTAAGAGGTTCGATACCACATCTACTCTTGGTTGGTGATGTCAGACAATCGCTACTCGATAGCGATCAAATTTCGACGAAGAACCGAAATGCAGATCGCCTAGCACTGATCAACTGGTACCGCACATACGAATCAGAGAGTCGCCTTGAAGTAAAAAACCTAAGTCAAACCTGGCGATCAAACCAGAAAATCGCTAACTTCTCAGACCGCATTTTCCCCAGTGAACTCGGCTTTGCGCCAACAAACTCCCAAAATCAGACGATAACTGGACACGACGGTGTCTTTCTGGTGCACGAACAACACCTGGCAACCTATCTCGAGAAGTATCATCCGATACCCCTTCGGGCCAGTAAGACATCTGGCAAGCACCTCATTGATCTGGAATTCAAAAACATCGGAACAGTCAAGGGGCTTACCTACGAAAGGGTAATCATTGTTCCAACCAAGCCCATGCTCAAGCTGATTGCAGACGGCACACCGTTGGCCGACAAGAGCGCTTGCCTCTTCTACGTCGGAATCACAAGAGCAAGAGCATCGGTCGCCATAATCGTCAACGACAAAACCCTGACGAAGAGGCTACGAGACGATCCATTCATTCCAATTAGCGCATGGGTTCCAGACCCCTCCGAGCAATAGCCACTGAAAACAATTCGACGCTTTCCCAAACATTTTGACGCTCTTCATTCGACACAGAAAGATCGGTGCACAACCTCGTCCGATCACCGCCAAATACGCACCGCAACAAAGCAAGTCATGGAAGGGCGACGCATATGGCCGCGAGTGCCGCACCACCGTTGACTGAGCGTTTCGCGTGTTACCGCGCTATCTCAAGCCGCAAGTGCGTGCTCTCGCACGCAGAGTTATCTTGTATCAATATCCCTAACCAACGTTTCGAGACGATCGCCTCGAACGGTTCGTCGTCCCAATGCTGCGGATCGGTGAGGGTATCGCCGTGCGCAAGGTGGAAGTTCTCGTAGTTGATGTCGTGCAAGAACATATTGATGCGCGCCAGGTTGTACGTGGTCAGGTTGATTTCCTGCCCATAGAACCCCTGCCGTACGTTCTCTTTTCCGAGCACCTTCGCAAACTTCAACAACAACGACCCCGAGCCAACAGCCGGGTCGTACACCTTACTCACGCTCGTCTTGCCAACAACGGTGAGCCGCGCCAGCAGCTCTGATACTTCCTGCGGCGTGTAATACTCACCACCCGACTTACCCGCCTGCGAGGCATACATCTGCATCAGGTACTCATAGGCGTCACCGAACAGATCGATGGAATTGTCGGCAAAGTTGCCCAGCGGCAGATCGCCGATCGCATTGAGCAGTGCGACGAGTTTCTTGTTGCGGTTAACGATCGTGTTGCCGAGCTTTGAGCTGTTGACGTCAAGGTCGTCAAACAACCCCTTAATGTCATCCTCACTCGGCGTGCCAACAGCCGAGCCTTCGATGTTCTTGAACACCCGCTGCAGAGTTTCATTGAGGTTCTCGTCCTGCGCCGCACGCTGGCGCACTGATTCAAACAGCTCGGACGGCAAAATGAAAAACCCTTTTTCTTCCACGAGTTCGTCGCGCGCACCGATCGCCTCGTCGTCGGGCAGGAGCGCATAGTCAAAATCAGGAGTTCCGGCCTCACGCTCACCGCGGTTGATGTAGTCGGCGAGATTCTCGGAAATGAACCGATAAAAGAGCATCCCGAGCACATACGACTTGAAGTCCCAGCCGTCGACCGAGCCGCGAAGGTCGTTCGCGATCCGCCAGATCGTCTTGTGTAGTTCTGCGCGTTGCGCTTCGGATGTGGATGGTGTCACCGGTCCGCTCCTGTACGGTCGCGCAGTCCTCGCGCAACTAGCTCGATGCTATCGGCACCCACCGACATCACACGATGCCCACGCTGCATCCGCAAACACCTGTGGTGCAGCGCACATCCCATCCGCGATCTCACACTCGAAGCGCACGCAACCTCAACCCCGAGACTGAGCCGGCGACCGATACGATCGCCGTATGCGACGTTTTCTGCAAGTAGCAACCACATCCGCACTCGCCCTCGCACTCACCGGCTGCGCAGGCAACGGCCCCGGCCCACAACAACACCCGGTCACCGGAGTGCCCGGCCCCTGGCTCGAGAAAACCGCCGAAGGCTGGCCCAAGTCAGACGGCTATGGATCATCGGTCCCGGTTATCCAGCAGGACGATTGCCTCCTCGAAAGCCAGGTGTCCGAAATCGCCGGACACAAACCCGATATGTCCAATACCGGATGGGGTCCATACGGCGACGGTGACGAGGGTTACCGATACCTGTGCGAATTTGCATCACGCGGGAACTACGCCGGGGAAGTTCAGATCATGCGTGGAGACGAGGCCACCATCACCGATACCGTTGACGATTTCAAAGCCACCGAATCCACCGACGTCCAAGACAACTCGGTCGAACCGGTAACCGTCGAAGGCGTCGAGTTCCTCGTGCTCACACGCTGGTACCCCACCAACCCGCAGGGCATGTACCAGGCGCTCTACCACGACGAGAACGCGAACGCGCTGGTCACCCTCGAAGTCAACTCGCTCTCCGAAGAAGACTTCGAATCGCTCGGTGCCGAAGGCGCCGCAAAAGCGCTCTACGACTACCTCGCGAACGCACCTCAATAACCGACCCCAGAAAAACAAGCGCACATCCGAGCACACGCTCGGCCCCTAATGGTTACGCCCGGCACTAGCTGCCGGGCGTAACCAGTTCACACATCTACCGCAAGCGCTATCGCGACCCGGCGGACTCCTCCTTGTGCGGGTGACGGCGCTCGAGTTTCGCACCCTCCACATCCACATCCGGCAGCACACGATCGAGCCACTTCGGTAGCCACCAAGCGCCCTCCCCGGCCAGGTGCATGAGCGCCGGAATAATCAGCAGGCGCACGATGAACGCATCCACCAACACACCCAGCGCAAGCGCGAACCCGATGGGGCGAATCATCAACTGTTCGGCGAACACGAATCCGCCGAACACCGAGATCATGATCAGCGCCGCCGCGATCACAACACTGCGGCCGGCCCGCAACCCCGCGACCACCGCCTGGCGTGCCGGCATGCCGTGCGCATAGTGTTCCCGCATCCCGGTGGCGATAAACAACATGTAGTCCATCGCCAGACCGAACAGAATGCCAACCACGATAGTGGGCAGGAAGTTCAGAATCGGCCCCGGTGTTTCAACCCCGAACACCTCCGCAAAGTTACCCCACTGGTAGATAAACACCGTGCCACCGAGCGTCGCCGCGTAGCTCAACACGAACCCGAGCGATGCAATCAGCGGAACAAATAGCGAGCGGAACGCCAGGATCAGGATGAGCAGCGAAAGCCCCACAACAACGCTCAGGAACGGCAGCAGCGCGTTCGCGAGCTTCTCGGAAATGTCGACGTTACCGCTGGCGGTACCGGCAACGCCCACCTCATCAACGCCGTCGATATCGAGATCGCGGATCGTGTGCACCAGCTGCTGAGTCTGCTCATCGGTAGGCGCACTATCCGGGATCGCCTGATAGGCGAGCACAGTATTGTCGTCAGATTCACCGATCGGTGCGATCGCGTTGACTCCCGGAAGGTCGTACACCCGCTGGGCAATATCGAGCTGGCGCTTGGCAGTTTCTTCATCGTCCAAGCCTTCGGGAAGATCCGCCACTACCAGCAGGCTTGCGTTGCTTCCCTCGCCGAACGCCTCAGCCACCTTGGCGTACGCCTGGTACTGAACCGAGTCGTGCGATTCGGCCGAACCATCCGGCAGATTCAAGCGCATATCCATGACCGGCAGCGCCATCACCACGAGCGCGGCAACACCGATCACCGCACGGATGAGCGCGCCCGCGGTGTTCATCGGGCGGACCGCGTCCCGCTCCACGGCAGTCGATCCCGAACCGGCCTCCTCAGCGTGTTCGGTTGCAAGCGCTGCTCGTTCCTTACGCGACAGGATGCGTTCGCCAATCAGGCGCAGCATCGCGGGTGTGAAGGTCACCGCCACGATGACCGCGATCGCGATGCACAGCGCACCGGTTGATCCCATGAGGCCGAGGAAGGGGATGCCGGTGATGTTCAACGCCAGCAGGGCGATGAGCACCGTGGTTCCGGCAAACACTACGGCGTTACCCGAGGTGCCATTCGCGAGCGCGATGGACTCATCGACCGTATAGCCGTCCTTCAGCTGCCTGCGGTGCCGGTTCACGATGAACAGGCTGTAGTCGATACCGACTGCGAGCCCGAGCATGAGCCCCAAAATCGGGGTGATCGAAGCCATCTGCACGATGCCAGACAGCGACATGGTCACCAGCGCACCGATAGCCACACCCACCAGTGCGTTGATGATCGGCAAGCCCGCGCCGATCAGCGTGCCCAGCATCACTACGAGCACAACAGCTGCGACACCGAGCCCGATCGCTTCACTCGGACCAAACAGGCTCGGTGCGGCCTCGAGCATCTCCACGGACTCGTACACCTTGACGCCATCAATTGGATCGTCGTGGAACGTTGCGACGACGCCTTCCTTCGCGTCGGTGGGAACCTCCAGGATTGGTTCGTCGAACACGACGGTGGCGATGGCCACGGACCCGTCTTCTGAAACCATGCGGATGCCATCGGCAAGCTGCATGAGCTTGGCGCCGCGCTCCGCTTCGCTTGTTTGCGCTTCGAGCTCGGACCGCTTGGCGTCGAGCTCCTTACGGCCCTCATCGATCTTGGCCTGTTCGGCGTCGAGCTCGGGCGCCATCTGCTCGGCCGCGCCCGCAGCCTCAGCCTGCGCACGCGCCTCGTCCAACGCATCCTGACCCTCATCGATCTTGTTCTGCGCCGCATCAAGCTGCGCGCGACCCTCGTCGATCTTCGCTTGGCCGTCGGCAAGCTCCTGCGCTTGTTTGCTGCGCTCTGCCTGGGTTGCGAACGGATCGACAACGTCGTTCACGCCGTCAACGTCCTTGGCGCGATTAATGCGCTCGGCGATTTCCTTGCGTTGCTGCTCGGTGAACTCGCCACCGTCTTCGGTCTCGATGACCACCGTGCCGGTGCCTCCGGATGCATCCGGAATCGATGCCTTGAGTTTGTCGGTGACCTGGGCGGTGGGAGTACCGGGAATATCAAAGCTCGAGGTGAGCGTGCCGCCAAACAGTGCGAACGCGCCAGCGGCAAGCGCGAGCACGAGGCCCCATCCGGCAATGACTTTGCGGGCATGTTGGGCGCAGAAGCGACCGATCCGATACAAAAACTCAGCCATTAGGGGTTTCACTTTCTTTGCGCAGTGGGCAGGCGGGGTTCTTAGGGATGCGGTTGGCGGATGCGTGGCTGCGGGTTTCGCCGTCACGCAGCAACTCAACGAGCTGGGTGAGCAGTTCATCCCACAGATGTCGTGAGGTCGGGGTGTCCGCTGCACCGGTGGCGGTGCTCCAACGCCGGAAGAGGTGGAACACCCCGGCCGTGAATGTGACGGCGATGAGCTGGCTCGGGAAGGTGTCGAGGCCGCTGTCGGAGCACACGATGAGGTCGGTGATGCGCTCGTCGAGCTGAGCGAACGCACGCTGGGCGAGGTCAACTTCGTGGTGCGAGAGTTCAGTGCCCTCACCGCCTAAGAGCCGCACGAGTCGGGCCATACTTGGCACGACCTGCTCGGCGCGAGTTACGGCGGCCATCTGTTCGAGGAACGATAGGTCCCCTGGGTCGTCGCCGAACTGCTCCGCGAGCTCGTCGATGATGTGGCTGAGGATCTCGGCCGCCGCCATCACCACGACTTCATCGAGGGATGCGAAGTGATTGAACACCGTCCGGCGCGACACATCCGCGCGTTCGGCGAGTTCGTCGACGGAGAATCGGGCGCTCTCGCGCTCTTCCATCAGCCCCACGGCAGCGTCGACGATGGCTTGCCGGTGGCGGTCTTTAATCGCCTGATGTCGATCTTGGTGAGCTGCAGCGGAAGGCACGCACTTACACTAAATGCAAGGATGCACTGAGTGCAACAATTCAAGCTGCGTGGACGACAGTGTCAACTCGTGGCACTGTGGCAAACCGTCGGTTGGCGTATCGAATCCTTGATGCGGATTCGGTGCCCTACCTAGTTGACGTCCCGATTCGTCCAGCTGTCATAGTTGCCATGCTCATACGTCCAACTCGTTCGCCCATTACAGGAACGCCCAAGGACGATCTCACCGGCACGCGACGGTGACGGGAAAGGGACATCTCAGGTGAACTCGCCCAGTCCGTCAGCTCGAACACGAATTGTGCCATCTGCCACGAATTTGTCGTGCGTAGCCTTATACGACGCGTAGGAGCGAATCGTGCTTTCACTGTTTCCAACGGTTATCCAATTGGCCACACAGGTGGAGCCTTCGAGCACAATGAACTCGTCCGCATCGATACGGGCGCGGGCATGGATACCATTGCGCACCTTGAGATGGAACTCTGGTGACGCGTCAGTGGGCGGCGTGGGCGTGGACTGCGCCCGATCAACTTTTCGCAGAGCATTGACGCCGAGCACGGGAAGGACGACGCGAAGTTGCTCGATGAATGCCTCCATGTCTGACTGTTGCGCTTCAGAGAGCTTGCGAGGCTGTGGCTCATTGCCGTTATCGAGGCCGACGCGCTCGGCATCCTTAGCGAGTTGAACAAGGCGATGTTCGAGGTAGCCCCAGTGACCCTCATTGAACCCGTCATCTCGACAGGAGACCAGGATGGCTCTATCCCACCAGTCTTTCTTGGCGTCGTGCTGACGGAATCTATCAGATCACCGTTCGGTCTTGCCAATGTAACAGCGCGTGCCACCTACAGCCTCGATATCATCACCGAAAAGTAGGTACACACCGTTTCGAGATGCCTCGTCTCGTGAAAGCAACTTGCCAAGTTCTGAGCGTGGGCCGCTAAGAACGTGCCCAGTCCAGCCGGCAATCTCGGCTGTGGTCAATCCGCCCGGCTTTCCGTCGACGAGAAAAATTTCTATGTGCTTACCAGCCATTTAACTCAAGCCTTCAATTATCAGGGACGTCTCCAAGCGACATTCCGGTGGCTTGCTCGACTGTTTATCAGCCATGCCGCCGGTGAGCAGGCCAGGGACGGGGTCTTGAAGCACCTGCCGTTTAATTCTATATGCACCCCGATAGGAGCACCCGCGCCCTGACGACCTCATGCCACTGGTTATTCACGAGCTCGATTGCCTGTTCGAGCCGCCTTGCGATGGGCAACCCAATCTCGGCGACTCACTCCGAGATCCTCTACGCGTTGCCGAATTGCATTTTGCGCTTCAGCCTGACGTTCTTCTGACGCGGATTTGTTCGCGAGCCCGCTTCCGCCCGCGATGCTGAATGCCACAGCCACGATTCCTCCGACAATAGCGACGATAGCGTTGACGCTGAGATCCCTGAAAAACGAAACCAGCGCTTCAGGAGATGATAAGGAGCCAGTCGACCACAGGACTCCGAAACAAGCGAGAAGGCCAACCAGGGCCACCCCGATAAGGATCCACGAGCGCCTAATGCGCGTGTTTCTCTTGTTCTTTCGCACACTCTCGCGATGTTCGTATTCCGACGCTAAGTCCGCCGGACTGAACATACTATTGATTGTCTGCTCGCCGATATTCTGATTGAAATAGTTACCATCGCCGGTATTGTTGATAGTGTTGCTACTCATGAATGCCCCCGGCGCTCATTCTGCACTTTCGATAAATCAAGCTCGTACCGATTGAACCGTATACAGCGTATCCACCAAACTCATCGCGTGCACTAGCATGACACTTCCCCCACAGCGCCTATCCCCGTAAACCCCTCCAAAGGAAGCAACGCGCAAGCCCCAACCACTGCTATTATGGACGGGACTCTCAACCACCGCAAGCATTTGATCAAGGCTTGCCGGAGCTTCCACCATCCGTACCGTTACACCGGCGAAGCAGAACGAACGCCAACACAGCGAAGGTGACGTTCAGTGTGTGTTTCCGAAGACCAGCCCAAGGCCGCGCTCGAGATCGCCGCGCAGCTGCTTCACTGCCGCATCGCCGCCTGGAGCATTGAGATAGTCCAGCGCCAATCCGTTAACCAGCGCGGTTATGAGTCGCGCACCATTGTCATCATCGATTCCTGAAACCAGCTCCCCGCTTTCTCGAGCTGCCCGCAATGCGACTGCTACACGCTCTTGGAAGAGATCGAGCTCGCGCGACATCACCGGAGCGAGCCAATCACGCGTCGACGCGGCTGCATTGAAGGTTACCCACATCACCGCATCCTCTCGCTGCACACCACCGGTCGGTAGCAGCTCCATCAACGAGGCAGCCAGCCGGTCGCGGACGCTGCCGGCGAGACGATAGGTATTCACGCGCTCATGTTGCCGATACGTGGAGTACATCAGCGCTTTCGCCAGCAGCTCGTCGCGTGTACCCATGTGGTACTGCACACTTCCCACCGCGACGTTCGCTTCGGCCGCCACGGTCCGCACGCTCACCGCGTCGAGGCCGGAGTTCACAATGACACGAATGGCAGCCTGCGCAATCGAAACCGCCCGCGCGGTCCACACACTTGGGTCTTGCATCCACACCTCCGCCACTCGTTTTAGACACGTTGATTGCACCACATTGACGCACCTAATACAACTGTATTAGCTTTTTGTACGCTCGTATAACAGCGTGTAGGAGTCTTCCGGATGCTCGATATCATTCCCCTTATTGGCCTCGCCCTCGTTGACAGCCTGAGCGTCGGCACCCTGGTGATCCCACTCACACTGCTCCTGCGCTGGGGGCGACTGCGAACGATCCCCTATGCCACGTACCTCGGCACGATCACTGTCGCGTATTTCGCCCTCGGTATCGCGTTGATGCTTGGATTTGCCGGCATTGGCCCGATCATCACGGAAGCAACACAAACGGATTGGTTCCCCTGGGTCACACTCGTACTCGGCGGCGCACTCGCTCTGTTCGGCATCTTCGGGCCAAACCCGAAGAAGCCCGAGCCAGGAGCAGCGAGCGTCCCTACCGACACCACGAAGATGCAGAAGGCTACCCGGGCTGGACTGGCGGGTATGGTGTCGCTCGCGCTGGGTGCCGCGGTAATCGAGGCCGCCACGATGCTTCCGTACCTCGCCGCAATCGGCATTATGCAATCGTTCGAGATCACCCCGCTGCTGCGCATCGCTCTGCTCGCGGTGTATTGCGTGATCATGGTGCTACCGGCGGTGCTCGCGGGCGTTGCTATGGGCTTCGTCGGTGACCGGCTGGTTAATCGCTTGCAGCGATGGATTCCACGACTGAACTACGAGGCGAAGGTAACGCTGTTATGGATTGCTGCGATCGTCGGCATCACCATGGTCTATCGCAGCGCGAATGCGCTCAACCTTTGGTAGCGAACGACAGAGATTCGACTTCTCATACTCGTGGACCTGACGGGACTCCCCATCCGTGCCCAGTCGACAGGCGACACTTCCCGACATGCCCAGTGCTTAATCCGGTTCTACGGGTTTTCGCTGGTTCTCGATTAGTGCCGAATGTGGGCGAAATGTGGCCACGAAATCATCCCCTGCAATCACGCGCCACCGCACGGAAACACAACAAAGCCCCACGGAGACCTCCTAAAGCGATGAATTGGCCGACCGGTCGCGTGACAGTCGTTTGCTGATGATTCGAGTGCACGTGTCATGGTTGCTCGACGGCCGGTCGTAATGCTGGGGCTACGAACTGTTCAAAGCGAGCGTAATAGCTGTCTTGCATTGCACGAAGGGTGTCGCGCAGAAACCCTGGTTGTTCCTCGTAGCGGTCAAGTCCTCGGTAGTAGAACGCTTTCTGTTCGTCGAGAACGACGAACGGCATGATGTCGTTTTGTAAGCAGTGTTGGAACATGAGGATGCGTCCGACGCGACCGTTTCCGTCGGAGAACGGATGGATGCGTTCGAAGTCGTAGTGGAACTGCACGATGTCTTCAAAGGTCATTGACGTTGGCGTGCGTTCGATCAGGGCATGAATG encodes:
- a CDS encoding UvrD-helicase domain-containing protein encodes the protein MIHNFVHACAGAGKTELIVQRCANTAGQKRRLVITLTDSGQEELVSRLSTVCSQSQMPDVMGWYAFLIRHYVRPYLPILFPAARPTGFIFDRAMHPKDLYKLRGMPRYFSSNGSIYKEMLPELAVKIAEAMQGAVENRLARIYDEITIDEVQDISRKSLDIIDRLLRGSIPHLLLVGDVRQSLLDSDQISTKNRNADRLALINWYRTYESESRLEVKNLSQTWRSNQKIANFSDRIFPSELGFAPTNSQNQTITGHDGVFLVHEQHLATYLEKYHPIPLRASKTSGKHLIDLEFKNIGTVKGLTYERVIIVPTKPMLKLIADGTPLADKSACLFYVGITRARASVAIIVNDKTLTKRLRDDPFIPISAWVPDPSEQ
- a CDS encoding TetR family transcriptional regulator C-terminal domain-containing protein, encoding MQDPSVWTARAVSIAQAAIRVIVNSGLDAVSVRTVAAEANVAVGSVQYHMGTRDELLAKALMYSTYRQHERVNTYRLAGSVRDRLAASLMELLPTGGVQREDAVMWVTFNAAASTRDWLAPVMSRELDLFQERVAVALRAARESGELVSGIDDDNGARLITALVNGLALDYLNAPGGDAAVKQLRGDLERGLGLVFGNTH
- a CDS encoding TetR/AcrR family transcriptional regulator; the encoded protein is MPSAAAHQDRHQAIKDRHRQAIVDAAVGLMEERESARFSVDELAERADVSRRTVFNHFASLDEVVVMAAAEILSHIIDELAEQFGDDPGDLSFLEQMAAVTRAEQVVPSMARLVRLLGGEGTELSHHEVDLAQRAFAQLDERITDLIVCSDSGLDTFPSQLIAVTFTAGVFHLFRRWSTATGAADTPTSRHLWDELLTQLVELLRDGETRSHASANRIPKNPACPLRKESETPNG
- a CDS encoding MMPL family transporter translates to MAEFLYRIGRFCAQHARKVIAGWGLVLALAAGAFALFGGTLTSSFDIPGTPTAQVTDKLKASIPDASGGTGTVVIETEDGGEFTEQQRKEIAERINRAKDVDGVNDVVDPFATQAERSKQAQELADGQAKIDEGRAQLDAAQNKIDEGQDALDEARAQAEAAGAAEQMAPELDAEQAKIDEGRKELDAKRSELEAQTSEAERGAKLMQLADGIRMVSEDGSVAIATVVFDEPILEVPTDAKEGVVATFHDDPIDGVKVYESVEMLEAAPSLFGPSEAIGLGVAAVVLVVMLGTLIGAGLPIINALVGVAIGALVTMSLSGIVQMASITPILGLMLGLAVGIDYSLFIVNRHRRQLKDGYTVDESIALANGTSGNAVVFAGTTVLIALLALNITGIPFLGLMGSTGALCIAIAVIVAVTFTPAMLRLIGERILSRKERAALATEHAEEAGSGSTAVERDAVRPMNTAGALIRAVIGVAALVVMALPVMDMRLNLPDGSAESHDSVQYQAYAKVAEAFGEGSNASLLVVADLPEGLDDEETAKRQLDIAQRVYDLPGVNAIAPIGESDDNTVLAYQAIPDSAPTDEQTQQLVHTIRDLDIDGVDEVGVAGTASGNVDISEKLANALLPFLSVVVGLSLLILILAFRSLFVPLIASLGFVLSYAATLGGTVFIYQWGNFAEVFGVETPGPILNFLPTIVVGILFGLAMDYMLFIATGMREHYAHGMPARQAVVAGLRAGRSVVIAAALIMISVFGGFVFAEQLMIRPIGFALALGVLVDAFIVRLLIIPALMHLAGEGAWWLPKWLDRVLPDVDVEGAKLERRHPHKEESAGSR
- a CDS encoding AAA family ATPase, giving the protein MITKVHIRGYRKFKELTLNPHHEMNIIVGANEAGKSTLLEAITMTLTGKFEGVAASEALNPYWFNMELVDAFFNALSNTKAGDPLPAIPEFRIDIHLEVPDGESQKMRGIHNMRKEDSVGLSIHAYPDPDYSEEIEQYFREENCPHILPVEYYRLDWRDFADQVVYRRPKEVGVAVIDTRTIRSDRGMDYYTRQIVEERLDPKVRNRVSVEHRKMRASLGDGLLTVLDGALGTDVSAFRQLKLGIQVDQSRSSSWANTLVPAIDKVPFSQSGKGTQAIAKTVLAMGRSSESSAFLLVEEPENHLSHTSLRELLSYISAAREGRQVLVTTHSSYVLNRLGLDQLVLLHKGTAHAFQQLSDGTSEYFKKLSGFDTLRLVLAKKAVLVEGPSDEIVFNRFFLDKYGAEPLDYGVDVISIGGVSFRRGFELASVLNRSLVALRDNDGKPPEHWQDKIKDFTKPNERELFVGQPNLGKTLEDQIKSANNEDTLRTVLELDNNTNLLDWMSTHKTATALKIATSPEKLNPPKYIADAINSLQSVVIRTS
- a CDS encoding GAP family protein, which translates into the protein MLDIIPLIGLALVDSLSVGTLVIPLTLLLRWGRLRTIPYATYLGTITVAYFALGIALMLGFAGIGPIITEATQTDWFPWVTLVLGGALALFGIFGPNPKKPEPGAASVPTDTTKMQKATRAGLAGMVSLALGAAVIEAATMLPYLAAIGIMQSFEITPLLRIALLAVYCVIMVLPAVLAGVAMGFVGDRLVNRLQRWIPRLNYEAKVTLLWIAAIVGITMVYRSANALNLW